In Nasonia vitripennis strain AsymCx chromosome 2 unlocalized genomic scaffold, Nvit_psr_1.1 chr2_random0002, whole genome shotgun sequence, a genomic segment contains:
- the LOC100122097 gene encoding LOW QUALITY PROTEIN: palmitoyltransferase ZDHHC3 (The sequence of the model RefSeq protein was modified relative to this genomic sequence to represent the inferred CDS: inserted 2 bases in 1 codon) produces the protein MRKPLRCCWLHFVLMLMMSHLKAVCSDPGVVPLPQSRMDFSVIHTGSSGGDDCDEKXDWTVCTRCETYRPPRAHHCRICKRCIRRMDHHCPWINNCVGERNQKYFIPFLVYVGTLALYAIALVIVSWVFDYPQCSNDIAIKQSRILHCVILVLESSLFGMLVIAILIYQFQAILDDETAVERVQGTHNHHKNTHAFTLLAQVCGKSHPIFWLLLCHNPPRYSCRRDDHLI, from the exons ATGCGCAAACCACTCCGA TGCTGCTGGCTGCACTTTGTGCTGATGCTGATGATGTCGCATCTGAAAGCAGTATGCAGCGATCCAGGGGTTGTGCCATTGCCGCAATCAAGGATGGACTTTTCGGTTATTCATACAGGAAGTTCTGGTGGAGATGATTGTGATGAGAA TGACTGGACTGTGTGCACTAGGTGTGAGACTTACAGACCACCTAGGGCACATCATTGTAGGATTTGTAAAAGGTGCATTAGGAGAATGGATCATCATTGTCCCTG GATAAACAATTGTGTTGGTGaaagaaatcaaaaatatttcataccATTTTTAGTGTATGTCGGTACTCTAGCTTTATACGCGATAGCCTTAGTAATCGTGTCTTGGGTATTTGATTATCCACAGTGCAGCAATGACATTGCAATAAAACAGAGTCGCAT ttTACACTGTGTGATACTAGTTCTCGAATCATCATTATTTGGAATGCTTGTAATTGCAATTCTAATATATCAATTCCAAGCTATTCTTGATGATGAAACCGCTGTTGAACGTGTACAAGGAACTCACAATCATCATAAGAATACTCATGCTTTTACTCTACTAGCTCAAGTCTGTGGCAAGAGCCATCCTATATTCTGGCTGCTTCTTTGCCATAATCCTCCCCGTTATTCTTGCAGGCGAGATGATCATCTTATTTGA